One part of the Panthera leo isolate Ple1 chromosome D4, P.leo_Ple1_pat1.1, whole genome shotgun sequence genome encodes these proteins:
- the PHF24 gene encoding PHD finger protein 24 isoform X1, translating into MGVLMSKRQTVEQVQKVSLAVSAFKDGLRDRPSIRRTGELPGSRRGTVEGSVQEVQEEKEAEASTPVLQEESSVNRAAWERLRDGRGVEPEEFDRTNRFTPPAFIRPTRKLDDDKPPDICLEPREHVVNDEMCDVCEVWTAESLFPCRICTRVFHDGCLRRMGYIQGDSAAEVTETAHTETGWSCHYCDNLNLLLTEEEMYSLTETFQQCKVIPDCSLTLEDFLRYRHQAAKRGDSDRALSEEQEEQAARQFAALDPEHRGHIEWPDFLSHESLLLLQQLRPQNSLLRLLTVKERERARAIFLARGSGNTISEAECRGAQHSWFCKRLAEAPSCSVSISHVGPIADSSPASSSSKSQDKALLPTEQESRFVDWPTFLQENVVYILAARPNSAAIHLKPPG; encoded by the exons ATGGGGGTGTTGATGTCCAAGCGGCAGACAGTGGAGCAGGTGCAGAAGGTGAGCTTGGCTGTGTCTGCCTTCAAGGATGGGCTACGGGACAGGCCTTCCATCCGACGCACCGGTGAGCTTCCAGGGTCCCGCCGTGGCACCGTAGAGGGCTCTGTCCAGGAGGtacaggaggagaaagaagcagAGGCAAGCACTCCAGTGCTCCAAGAAGAGAGCAGTGTCAACCGTGCAGCCTGGGAGAGGCTCCGAGATGGGCGTGGAGTGGAGCCTGAGGAGTTTGACAGGACTAATCGTTTCACGCCCCCTGCGTTCATCCGCCCTACCCGGAAGCTGGATGATGACAAGCCTCCTGATATCTGCTTGGAGCCCAGAGAACAT GTTGTCAATGATGAGATGTGTGATGTCTGTGAGGTCTGGACAGCTGAGAGCCTCTTCCCATGCAGGATCTGCACCAGGGTTTTCCATGATGGCTGCCTGCGCCGCATGGGCTACATCCAAGGAGATAGTGCAGCGGAGGTGACCGAGACAGCCCACACAGAAACCGGCTGGAGCTGCCACTACTGT GACAACCTCAACTTGCTGCTAACTGAGGAGGAAATGTACAGCCTCACAGAGACCTTTCAGCAGTGTAAAGTCATCCCTG ATTGCTCCCTGACACTGGAGGACTTCCTGCGCTACCGCCACCAAGCAGCAAAGCGGGGGGACAGTGACAGGGCTCTAAGCGAGGAGCAAGAGGAGCAGGCAGCCCGCCAGTTTGCAGCCCTGGACCCTGAACATCGAGGACACATAGAGTGGCCTGACTTCTTGTCCCATGAGTCCCTCCTGCTTCTGCAGCAATTGCGTCCCCAG AACTCTCTGTTAAGGCTTCTGACAGTCAAGGAGCGGGAGCGAGCCCGGGCCATCTTCCTGGCACGGGGCAGTGGGAACACTATCAGTGAGGCAGAGTGCCGCGGAGCCCAGCATTCTTGGTTCTGCAAACGCCTTGCAGAGGCTCCATCCTGCAGTGTCAG TATCAGCCATGTGGGTCCCATAGCAGATAGTAGCccagccagcagcagcagcaagagtcAGGACAAGGCTCTGCTGCCAACAGAACAGGAGTCCAG ATTTGTGGATTGGCCTACCTTCCTGCAGGAAAATGTTGTCTACATCTTGGCCGCTCGCCCCAACAGTGCAGCAATTCATCTGAAACCCCCAGGATAG
- the PHF24 gene encoding PHD finger protein 24 isoform X2 has protein sequence MGVEWSLRSLTGLIVSRPLRSSALPGSWMMTSLLISAWSPENMICTRVFHDGCLRRMGYIQGDSAAEVTETAHTETGWSCHYCDNLNLLLTEEEMYSLTETFQQCKVIPDCSLTLEDFLRYRHQAAKRGDSDRALSEEQEEQAARQFAALDPEHRGHIEWPDFLSHESLLLLQQLRPQNSLLRLLTVKERERARAIFLARGSGNTISEAECRGAQHSWFCKRLAEAPSCSVSISHVGPIADSSPASSSSKSQDKALLPTEQESRFVDWPTFLQENVVYILAARPNSAAIHLKPPG, from the exons ATGGGCGTGGAGTGGAGCCTGAGGAGTTTGACAGGACTAATCGTTTCACGCCCCCTGCGTTCATCCGCCCTACCCGGAAGCTGGATGATGACAAGCCTCCTGATATCTGCTTGGAGCCCAGAGAACAT GATCTGCACCAGGGTTTTCCATGATGGCTGCCTGCGCCGCATGGGCTACATCCAAGGAGATAGTGCAGCGGAGGTGACCGAGACAGCCCACACAGAAACCGGCTGGAGCTGCCACTACTGT GACAACCTCAACTTGCTGCTAACTGAGGAGGAAATGTACAGCCTCACAGAGACCTTTCAGCAGTGTAAAGTCATCCCTG ATTGCTCCCTGACACTGGAGGACTTCCTGCGCTACCGCCACCAAGCAGCAAAGCGGGGGGACAGTGACAGGGCTCTAAGCGAGGAGCAAGAGGAGCAGGCAGCCCGCCAGTTTGCAGCCCTGGACCCTGAACATCGAGGACACATAGAGTGGCCTGACTTCTTGTCCCATGAGTCCCTCCTGCTTCTGCAGCAATTGCGTCCCCAG AACTCTCTGTTAAGGCTTCTGACAGTCAAGGAGCGGGAGCGAGCCCGGGCCATCTTCCTGGCACGGGGCAGTGGGAACACTATCAGTGAGGCAGAGTGCCGCGGAGCCCAGCATTCTTGGTTCTGCAAACGCCTTGCAGAGGCTCCATCCTGCAGTGTCAG TATCAGCCATGTGGGTCCCATAGCAGATAGTAGCccagccagcagcagcagcaagagtcAGGACAAGGCTCTGCTGCCAACAGAACAGGAGTCCAG ATTTGTGGATTGGCCTACCTTCCTGCAGGAAAATGTTGTCTACATCTTGGCCGCTCGCCCCAACAGTGCAGCAATTCATCTGAAACCCCCAGGATAG